Proteins encoded together in one Coffea arabica cultivar ET-39 chromosome 2c, Coffea Arabica ET-39 HiFi, whole genome shotgun sequence window:
- the LOC113726810 gene encoding flavin-containing monooxygenase FMO GS-OX5-like, whose protein sequence is MARSLKVAVVGAGVSGLVTARELQREGQQVVVYEKSNQIGGTWVYSPQVESDPLSLDPKREIVHSSLYYSLETNLPRRLMGFSDYPFTIRKNGELRTFPGHQEVLQFLNNFVQDFGLLDLIRFNTEVVRVEQQNDQWVVESRRSTCDELSSSEEIFEAVVVCNGHYTIPKVADLPGIKSWPGKQIHSHNYRVPEPFRDQVVIVIGAGPSAMDIGQEITKVAKEVHLSSRSPEIKVSKLEMFNNLWQHSKIEYCYENGLVAFQDGTSVAADIILHCTGYKYDFYFLRTNDTVTIDENRVGPLYKHVFPPVLAPGLSFVGLPYRAVTFFMIEVQAKWVASVLSGKVVLPPKEEMLHDVEQHYRLLEENRIPKHHTHRLPLDPFEYLNWVAAQVRFPVDTQLPEIYHKFIEFICGASWIKFREQDVESWIN, encoded by the exons ATGGCACGGTCTCTCAAAGTTGCAGTCGTCGGAGCCGGAGTTTCCGGTCTCGTCACCGCCCGTGAGCTCCAAAGAGAAGGCCAACAAGTGGTGGTCTACGAGAAATCAAACCAAATTGGTGGGACTTGGGTGTACAGTCCTCAAGTCGAGTCCGATCCTCTGAGCCTTGATCCCAAGAGAGAGATAGTTCACAGTAGTCTCTACTATTCACTTGAGACCAATCTTCCTAGACGTCTCATGGGATTTTCAGACTACCCTTTTACCATCAGGAAGAATGGCGAGCTAAGGACATTTCCCGGACATCAAGAGGTGCTGCAATTCTTGAACaattttgttcaagattttGGACTCCTTGACTTAATCCGATTCAATACCGAAGTAGTTCGAGTTGAGCAACAAAATGATCAGTGGGTTGTTGAGTCGAGAAGGAGTACATGTGATGAATTGAGCTCATCAGAAGAGATATTCGAAGCAGTCGTGGTTTGTAATGGTCATTACACCATACCAAAAGTAGCAGACCTCCCAG GAATCAAAAGTTGGCCTGGTAAACAAATTCACAGCCACAACTATCGAGTTCCTGAACCATTCCGAGATCAG GTTGTAATTGTTATTGGTGCTGGACCTAGTGCCATGGATATTGGTCAAGAAATCACCAAGGTAGCCAAAGAAGTTCATCTTTCTTCAAGATCTCCAGAgatcaaagtttcaaagttggAGATGTTCAACAATTTGTGGCAGCATTCAAAA ATCGAGTATTGCTATGAAAATGGTCTAGTAGCTTTCCAGGATGGAACTTCTGTTGCTGCAGATATCATTCTGCATTGTACCGG GTATAAGTATGATTTTTATTTCTTGAGGACGAATGACACTGTAACTATTGATGAAAACCGTGTTGGACCATTGTACAAGCACGTCTTTCCTCCAGTACTTGCCCCAGGGCTCTCTTTTGTTGGACTACCTTATAGG GCTGTCACATTTTTCATGATCGAAGTACAAGCCAAGTGGGTTGCATCTGTTTTATCAGGGAAGGTGGTTTTACCACCAAAGGAAGAAATGTTGCATGATGTTGAACAACATTACCGGCTTCTGGAGGAGAACAGGATCCCCAAGCACCATACTCATAGGCTTCCACTTGATCCG TTTGAATACTTAAACTGGGTAGCTGCTCAAGTCAGATTTCCGGTGGACACTCAGCTACCGGAGATTTATCACAAGTTTATTGAGTTCATTTGTGGAGCTTCGTGGATTAAATTTAGGGAGCAAGATGTTGAAAGTTGGATAAACTAA
- the LOC113726811 gene encoding SKA complex subunit 1 homolog, with amino-acid sequence MEEAKEAGSSLECLMTSFNNRIAQLQQLLIARNMYPASNISDLTAIDAALKGMELQVHKIKDRLREERQAIPKAQKLIKASLRQQKILKDISACVPAYLPEMMTSRNQIAQNCVPSVPQQCQDYQSIESLKLEEPAAPKEKKGRASAPLWYITADELTSLPQYMKGRLTLDKVNAAINDMAAYADANAQLIAAPRKKLNESTLERALELREIATSEVIKGKHFFLETDIKGPTLKFDTTGKGIMTVLRHLGRITEDRIGHHRVIILLRPR; translated from the exons ATGGAGGAGGCGAAAGAAGCAGGATCTTCACTGGAGTGTCTGATGACGTCCTTCAACAATCGGATAGCCCAGCTCCAACAGCTCCTTATCGCTCGTAACA TGTACCCAGCAAGCAACATCAGCGATTTAACCGCAATCGATGCAGCATTGAAGGGCATGGAGCTTCAGGTTCACAAAATCAAAGACCGCTTGCGCGAAGAACGCCAAGCTATCCCCAAAGCCCAA AAACTGATAAAGGCATCATTGAGGCAACAGAAGATATTGAAGGATATATCTGCTTGTGTTCCGGCTTATTTGCCTGAAATGATGACTAGCAGAAACCAGATTGCTCAAAATTG TGTCCCCAGTGTACCGCAGCAGTGCCAAGACTATCAAAGTATTGAGTCTTTGAAACTTGAGGAGCCTGCTGCACCCAAA GAGAAAAAGGGACGTGCATCTGCACCACTTTGGTATATTACTGCAGATGAATTGACTTCCTTGCCACA GTACATGAAAGGAAGGCTCACACTGGACAAGGTTAATGCTGCCATTAATGACATGGCAGCCTATGCTGATGCCAATGCCCAACTTATAGCAGCACCACGGAAGAAG CTGAATGAGAGTACCTTGGAAAGAGCTTTG GAACTAAGGGAGATTGCAACGTCAGAGGTTATCAAAGGAAAACACTTCTTCCTCGAAACTGATATCAAGGGGCCTACATTGAAGTTTGACACTACAGGAAAAGGAATAATGACT GTCCTTCGACATCTTGGTCGCATTACTGAAGACAGAATTGGGCATCATCGTGTAATCATTCTTTTGAGGCCTCGGTAG
- the LOC113722715 gene encoding uncharacterized protein isoform X2 encodes MSGTSSSLLLVLQLCLAVYACIARPIGNNENEPGKSFQSSSVKNEERSNPAGVYIVSNPIPKWAPAKIGTSLFKNEKNEEKSSTAGVYIGSNPKPRWAPGKSSSSLLKDDKVKDDIQSPSANDHLADEKHEEKVDQTSEVDEANDEDTTEIPASRSSEDEHLGQERPWYHVDYAPVGTHPPHHN; translated from the exons ATGTCTGGCAcatcctcttctctccttctcgTTCTCCAGCTATGCCTTGCTGTCTATGCATGTATCGCTAGGCCAATTGGCAACAATGAAAATGAGCCTGGAAAAAGTTTTCAGTCCTCCTCAGTCAAG AATGAAGAGAGGTCAAACCCTGCAGGGGTTTATATTGTGTCGAACCCAATCCCCAAATGGGCACCAGCTAAAATCGGCACCTCCCTCTTCAAAAATGAAAAG AATGAAGAGAAGTCAAGTACGGCTGGGGTTTATATTGGGTCAAATCCAAAACCGAGATGGGCACCAGGTAAAAGCAGCAGCTCTCTCCTGAAAGATGATAAGGTGAAGGATGATATTCAATCGCCATCTGCTAACGATCATCTTGCTGATGAGAAACATGAGGAGAAAGTTGATCAGACATCTGAGGTAGATGAAGCAAATGATGAAGATACAACCGAGATTCCTGCGTCTCGGAGTTCCGAGGATGAGCATCTGGGACAGGAACGACCATGGTATCACGTCGATTACGCACCAGTCGGGACACATCCTCCACATCACAACTAA
- the LOC113722715 gene encoding uncharacterized protein isoform X1: MSGTSSSLLLVLQLCLAVYACIARPIGNNENEPGKSFQSSSVKNKEKSSLAGVYIVSNPIPKWAPDKMGSSPLKYDKNEERSNPAGVYIVSNPIPKWAPAKIGTSLFKNEKNEEKSSTAGVYIGSNPKPRWAPGKSSSSLLKDDKVKDDIQSPSANDHLADEKHEEKVDQTSEVDEANDEDTTEIPASRSSEDEHLGQERPWYHVDYAPVGTHPPHHN, translated from the exons ATGTCTGGCAcatcctcttctctccttctcgTTCTCCAGCTATGCCTTGCTGTCTATGCATGTATCGCTAGGCCAATTGGCAACAATGAAAATGAGCCTGGAAAAAGTTTTCAGTCCTCCTCAGTCAAG aataaagagaagtcaaGTCTTGCTGGGGTTTATATTGTATCGAATCCAATCCCCAAATGGGCACCAGATAAAATGGGCAGCTCTCCCCTGAAATATGATAAG AATGAAGAGAGGTCAAACCCTGCAGGGGTTTATATTGTGTCGAACCCAATCCCCAAATGGGCACCAGCTAAAATCGGCACCTCCCTCTTCAAAAATGAAAAG AATGAAGAGAAGTCAAGTACGGCTGGGGTTTATATTGGGTCAAATCCAAAACCGAGATGGGCACCAGGTAAAAGCAGCAGCTCTCTCCTGAAAGATGATAAGGTGAAGGATGATATTCAATCGCCATCTGCTAACGATCATCTTGCTGATGAGAAACATGAGGAGAAAGTTGATCAGACATCTGAGGTAGATGAAGCAAATGATGAAGATACAACCGAGATTCCTGCGTCTCGGAGTTCCGAGGATGAGCATCTGGGACAGGAACGACCATGGTATCACGTCGATTACGCACCAGTCGGGACACATCCTCCACATCACAACTAA